From Ascochyta rabiei chromosome 16, complete sequence, the proteins below share one genomic window:
- a CDS encoding RNA helicase has protein sequence MPALSARRPSLCVLCAFAARPWHAQPQRLVPRIQVAHRSATSSGSGSGSRRSSNSNSNSNSSSSSSSSNSSNSNSNSNSSNNTTNTNTNTNTKNGYGGRPGAFRNGRASKSATFNPLSSRNSFRYAGSPPADALRTVVDSKLGKLRLEFTEPGFLDSLQLTQEQFAKEWRAFDMAIGAWVKQAGRELSDLVREAQRGKDTLETRLRYLFYAQTCGGRFTTAELENQKEVADLRHPAEWYPATRELPRVVHMHVGPTNSGKTYHALQRLEAASSGIYLGPLRLLAHEVFTRLNAKGKPCALVTGEEQRIPDGHAPPMYSCTVEMAPLNTKFDVAVIDEIQMINHPERGWAWTQAFLGLQAREMHLCGEARTVDMMRQLCALVGDELHVHEYERLTPLQVLPRSLGGKLNKLEKGDCLVAFTVVGIHALRREIEKQTGKKCAIVYGSLPPETRAQQARLFNDPDNEYDYLVASDAIGMGLNLAIKRVIFESTMKSNGVKYVPLQVSEIKQIAGRAGRYKTAADAVSDSTPTAEGAEPKAAKKEKEKEKTVGWCTTLDQIDHDALKTGMSSEPEPIETAGLFPPSLIVERFANYFPPGTPFSYILLRLHEISEIHPRFHLCGLKEQLAIADAIHTIKNLSIQDRIMICSAPCNMRDAAEKTFLRTLAECIADGKSGNLLELPNLPLHVMDGPAKGDRAYLYSLEQLHKMVVLYLWLSYRFPNVFTTRSLAIYTKKLLEDQIESTLTGFSYTELRLKQKEKRDRERLKRSNEADEAVHERERQMPAPPGMPAEARDIVNDKHAFAEGAPTTDDVDEYPEEPVEDASPPAELDSVLEEAKGKKQRAAGG, from the exons ATGCCTGCCCTGTCCGCGCGGCGCCCTTCGCTGTGCGTGTTGTGCGCATTCGCCGCCCGGCCATGGCACGCGCAGCCGCAACGCCTGGTACCGCGGATCCAGGTCGCCCACCGAAGCGCCACATCATctggcagtggcagtggcagcagacgtagcagcaacagcaacagcaacagcaacagcagcagcagcagcagcagcagcaacagcagcaacagcaacagcaacagtaacagcagcaacaataccaccaacaccaacaccaacaccaacaccaaaaATGGCTACGGCGGCCGTCCGGGCGCATTCAGAAACGGACGCGCCTCCAAGTCGGCCACCTTCAACCCGCTCAGCTCCAGGAACAGCTTCCGGTACGCGGGCAGCCCGCCGGCGGACGCGCTCCGCACCGTCGTAGACAGCAAGCTCGGCAAGCTGCGCCTCGAGTTCACCGAGCCGGGCTTCCTCGACAGCCTGCAGCTCACCCAGGAACAGTTCGCCAAGGAGTGGCGCGCGTTCGACATGGCCATCGGCGCGTGGGTCAAGCAGGCCGGCAGAGAGCTGTCTGACCTCGTGCGCGAGGCCCAGCGCGGCAAGGACACGCTCGAGACGCGCCTGCGCTACCTCTTCTACGCCCAGACCTGCGGCGGCCGCTTCACCACCGCCGAGCTCGAGAACCAGAAGGAGGTGGCCGACCTGCGCCATCCCGCCGAGTGGTATCCCGCCACCCGCGAGCTCCCCCGCGTCGTCCACATGCACGTCGGCCCCACCAACTCGGGCAAGACCTACCACGCCCTCCAGCGCCTCGAGGCAGCCAGCTCGGGCATCTACCTCGGCCCCCTGCGCCTGCTCGCCCACGAGGTCTTCACCCGCCTCAACGCAAAGGGCAAGCCCTGCGCCCTCGTCACCGGCGAGGAGCAGCGCATCCCCGACGGACACGCCCCGCCCATGTACAGCTGCACCGTCGAGATGGCCCCCCTCAACACAAAGTTCGACGTGGCCGTCATCGACGAGATCCAGATGATCAACCACCCCGAGCGTGGCTGGGCCTGGACACAGGCCTTCCTGGGCCTGCAGGCCCGCGAGATGCACCTCTGCGGCGAGGCCAGGACCGTCGACATGATGCGCCAGCTGTGCGCCCTGGTTGGCGACGAGCTCCACGTCCACGAGTACGAACGCCTGACGCCTCTGCAGGTGCTGCCACGCAGCTTGGGCGGCAAGCTGAACAAGCTGGAAAAGGGCGACTGTCTCGTCGCCTTCACCGTGGTCGGTATCCACGCGCTTCGCCGCGAGATTGAGAAGCAGACGGGCAAAAAGTGCGCCATTGTCTACGGCAGCCTGCCGCCCGAGACGAGAGCGCAGCAGGCCCGACTCTTCAACGATCCCGACAACGAGTACGACTATCTCGTCGCCAGTGACGCCATCGGCATGGGCTTGAATCT CGCCATCAAGCGGGTCATCTTCGAGTCCACCATGAAGAGCAACGGCGTCAAGTACGTCCCCCTGCAGGTCTCGGAGATCAAGCAGATTGCCGGCCGCGCTGGCCGCTACAAGACCGCCGCAGACGCCGTGAGCGACAGCACACCCACTGCAGAGGGAGCGGAGCCCAAGGCggcgaagaaggagaaggagaaagagaagaCTGTGGGATGGTGCACCACGCTCGACCAAATCGACCACGACGCCCTGAAGACGGGCATGAGCAGCGAACCCGAGCCGATCGAAACGGCGGGTCTGTTCCCCCCGTCGCTCATCGTCGAGCGCTTTGCCAACTACTTCCCCCCCGGCACGCCCTTTAGCTACATCCTCCTCCGTCTCCACGAGATATCCGAGATCCACCCGCGCTTCCACCTGTGCGGTCTGAAGGAACAGCTCGCCATCGCCGACGCCATTCACACCATCAAGAACCTCAGCATCCAAGATCGCATCATGATTTGCTCCGCGCCATGCAACATGCGCGACGCTGCCGAGAAGACGTTCTTGCGCACGCTGGCAGAGTGCATCGCAGACGGCAAGTCGGGGAATCTGCTCGAGCTACCGAACCTGCCGCTCCACGTCATGGACGGGCCGGCGAAAGGCGATCGAGCGTACCTCTACTCGCTGGAGCAGCTCCACAAGATGGTGGTCCTCTATCTCTGGCTCAGCTACCGCTTCCCCAACGTCTTCACCACCCGCTCCCTCGCCATCTACACAAAGAAGCTGCTCGAGGACCAGATCGAGAGCACGCTCACCGGCTTCTCCTACACGGAGCTCCGTCTCAAGCAGAAGGAGAAGCGAGATCGCGAGAGGCTGAAGCGGTCCAACGAAGCCGACGAGGCTGTCCATGAGCGGGAGCGGCAGATGCCCGCGCCGCCTGGCATGCCGGCGGAAGCCAGGGACATTGTCAACGACAAGCACGCTTTCGCAGAGGGGGCGCCCACGACCGATGATGTGGACGAGTACCCCGAGGAGCCTGTCGAAGACGCGAGTCCACCAGCCGAGCTCGACAGCGTTCTCGAGGAAGCCAAAGGGAAGAAGCAACGCGCAGCGGGGGGGTGA
- a CDS encoding syntaxin binding protein 1 has product MVSMIEIQRELVLSTIRQMTRGDWKVLIVDEDSKKLIDNVVKEDDILNSNITNIERLEDRRETQRDMDAIYILTPKPHIVDCIMAEFDVRRYRGFFLVWTTLLPPPLKERIDRSPMARDQIRAFRTVHLDYHPHESHLVTFNDPWSFPTLFHPDCNNLVVRHMEDMAEKITGVCVALGEYPIIRYYRPRTPTHEASVLCSHLARFVQDKLDMYAQFNQDFPPPSNRPRGALYITDRSMDLYAPFLHEFTYQAMALDLLPINDTDKITYRAIVNEDDPGAEEKDMVISDKDKIWVENRHRHMKDTLDRLISDFQKFIADNPNFTNQDAQNAAGMNGLNAIKDMIAGLPQFQEMKESYTLHLGMAEKCMDIFQRHKLPDLASVEQCLATGLDEDYRKPKNMADQIVRTLDDEAVTPADRLRLIALYILFRDGVLPADLEKLIFHAQLPAPDMQVVRNLDLLGARVARQLKEKRDPTPPLFPRNAVPPPNAEEYGLSRFTPALQDMLDAHVRGSLPQDAFPFTKAAPEDMNTQESAQASSLRSAKPTWAKSRLASVEPRQRVIVFMAGGATYSESRACYDVSEKTSRDVFLVTSHMIKPQLFLRQLGDLSQRRDRLRLPVDQPQPTAPKHLFEKPEPPRPAPPPAGTKPMPQGLPSGPRASGPRTGAPQPPTAAMGQINLNAQRPPVQSPAPASSSGKHAKEEKDKDKKKKKHHFFSSKH; this is encoded by the exons ATGGTGTCCATGATCGAGATCCAGCGCGAGC TCGTCCTCAGCACCATCCGCCAGATGACCCGCGGCGAC TGGAAGGTCCTCATCGTCGATGAAGACTCCAAGAAGCTCATCGACAACGTCGTCAAGGAAGACGACATCCTCAACTCCAACATCACCAACATCGAGCGCCTCGAGGACCGCCGCGAGACCCAGCGTGACATGGACGCCATCTACATCCTCACCCCGAAGCCCCACATTGTCGACTGCATCATGGCCGAGTTCGACGTCCGCCGCTACCGCGGCTTCTTCCTCGTCTGGACCACCCTGCTGCCCCCGCCGCTGAAGGAGCGCATCGACCGCTCGCCCATGGCCCGCGACCAGATCCGCGCCTTCAGGACCGTCCACCTCGACTACCACCCCCACGAGTCGCACCTCGTCACCTTCAACGACCCCTGGAGCTTCCCCACCCTCTTCCACCCGGACTGCAACAACCTCGTCGTGCGCCACATGGAGGACATGGCCGAGAAG ATCACCGGCGTCTGCGTTGCCCTCGGCGAGTACCCCATCATTCGCTACTACCGCCCGCGCACCCCCACCCACGAAGCGAGCGTCCTCTGCTCCCACCTCGCCCGCTTTGTCCAGGACAAGCTCGACATGTACGCCCAGTTCAACCAGGATTTCCCCCCACCATCCAACCGTCCCCGCGGTGCCCTCTACATTACAGACCGCTCCATGGATCTGTACGCCCCCTTCCTGCACGAGTTCACCTACCAGGCCATGGCCCTCGATCTGCTGCCCATCAACGACACCGACAAGATCACCTACCGCGCCATCGTCAACGAGGACGATCCAGGCGCCGAGGAGAAGGACATGGTCATCAGCGACAAGGACAAGATTTGGGTCGAGAACCGCCATCGCCACATGAAGGACACGCTGGACAGGCTCATCAGCGACTTCCAAAAGTTCATCGCCGACAATCCCAATTTCACCAACCAGGACGCCCAGAACGCAGCCGGCATGAACGGCCTGAATGCCATCAAGGACATGATTGCCGGCCTGCCTCAGTTCCAGGAGATGAAGGAGTCGTACACACTGCACCTGGGCATGGCCGAGAAGTGCATGGACATCTTCCAACGCCACAAGCTACCCGATCTGGCCTCGGTCGAGCAGTGTCTGGCTACGGGGCTCGACGAAGACTACCGCAAGCCCAAGAACATGGCCGACCAGATCGTGCGCACGCTGGACGACGAGGCCGTCACGCCCGCCGATCGCCTGCGCCTCATTGCTCTCTACATTCTCTTCCGAGACGGCGTCCTGCCGGCAGACCTCGAAAAGCTCATCTTCCACGCCCAGCTACCCGCTCCTGACATGCAAGTCGTTCGCAATCTCGATCTCCTCGGAGCGCGCGTCGCCAGACAGTTGAAAGAGAAGCGCGACCCCACCCCGCCCCTCTTTCCTCGAAACGCAGTACCGCCACCCAACGCAGAAGAGTATGGCCTCTCCAGGTTCACACCAGCGCTGCAAGACATGCTCGACGCGCACGTCCGAGGTTCTTTGCCCCAGGACGCCTTCCCCTTCACCAAAGCAGCACCCGAAGACATGAACACGCAGGAAAGCGCACAGGCTTCCTCCCTCCGCTCGGCAAAGCCTACCTGGGCCAAGTCGCGCCTAGCCAGTGTGGAGCCACGACAGCGTGTCATTGTCTTCATGGCTGGAGGTGCAACCTACTCCGAGTCGCGCGCCTGCTACGATGTCTCCGAGAAGACCTCGAGAGACGTCTTCCTCGTCACCTCTCACATGATCAAGCCCCAACTCTTCCTCCGCCAACTCGGCGATCTCAGCCAACGCCGCGACAGACTTCGGTTGCCTGTGGATCAGCCACAGCCAACAGCACCCAAGCATCTTTTCGAGAAGCCAGAACCGCCGAGGCCAGCCCCTCCGCCAGCGGGCACCAAGCCCATGCCGCAGGGCCTGCCATCCGGTCCGCGTGCCAGCGGACCACGCACAGGCGCACCGCAACCGCCCACGGCAGCGATGGGACAGATCAACCTAAATGCTCAAAGACCACCGGTGCAGAGCCCCGCACCAGCATCCAGTAGTGGAAAACACGCCAAGGAAGAAAAggacaaggacaagaagaaaaagaagcaCCACTTCTTCTCGTCGAAGCACTAG
- a CDS encoding Elongator subunit elp4: MPQFLELPHHLKPTPTHMAFRKRNIALSRVPADGDASTAPPTPAVAPLAPTPTGVRPSPIDGRPTTSTGTPSLDGILAGHAGLPLGSSILIEESGTTDYAGALLRFYAAEGVVQGHKVHVVGMGEVWGRELPGISEDKGHERRRESKERAEKMKIAWRYEGLGQFESARGPQRVQGQGENAEETTFFCHTFDLAKRLTLPVGTAVNYIAIPRSVSISSSPFVSILHNVQQQLASTPAHTIHRLVIPSLLSPALYPPTSSHPNSVLQFLHALRALLRKYPTRLTAILTLPLSLYPRSSGLVRWMEILSDGVLELSPFPYSHAQMLAQSAGTTKDEEKPQGMFAVHKLPVFHEKGGGGGAEDLGEDMAFTLSRRKFVIAKFSLPPLEGDTEAQEAAVREAAGGSAMPKKADLEF, encoded by the exons ATGCCACAATTTCTCGAGCTTCCCCACCACCTAAAGCCTACGCCCACACACATGGCCTTTCGCAAGCGCAACATTGCGCTCTCACGCGTGCCAGCAGATGGCGACGCGTCAACTGCACCTCCGACCCCAGCCGTGGCTCCTCTTGCGCCTACACCAACAGGTGTGCGCCCCTCTCCCATTGACGGCCGCCCCACTACGTCCACAGGCACACCTTCACTCGATGGCATCCTGGCAGGGCACGCTGGACTGCCCTTGGGGAGCTCTATTCTGATAGAAGAGAGCGGCACGACGGACTATGCAGGTGCACTGCTGCGTTTCTATGCCGCCGAGGGTGTGGTGCAAGGCCACAAAGTGCATGTCGTAGGCATGGGCGAGGTGTGGGGTAGAGAGCTGCCCGGAATATCAGAGGATAAGGGGCATGAGAGAAGGAGGGAGAGTAAGGAGAGAGCAGAGAAAATGAAGATTGCGTGGCGATATGAGGGCCTGGGACAGTTTGAAAGTGCGAGAG GGCCACAAAGAGTGCAAGGTCAAGGCGAGAATGCAGAGGAGACGACGTTCTTTTGTCACACATTCGACTTGGCGAAGCGACTGACGCTGCCTGTGGGTACGGCTGTGAATTACATCGCGATACCAAGATCGGTATCAATTTCTTCTTCGCCATTCGTGTCGATACTGCACAACGTGCAACAACAGCTTGCATCGACGCCAGCCCACACGATACACCGCCTCGTCATACCATCTCTCCTCTCACCCGCGCTATACCCTCCCACGTCCTCGCACCCCAACTCCGTACTCCAATTCCTGCACGCATTGCGTGCGTTGCTGCGGAAATACCCAACACGCCTCACAGCCATCCTCACACTCCCACTCTCGCTATATCCTCGCTCGTCAGGCCTGGTACGCTGGATGGAGATCCTGTCCGACGGTGTACTCGAACTCTCGCCCTTCCCATACTCGCACGCACAGATGCTTGCACAGTCTGCTGGCACAACGAAAGACGAAGAGAAGCCGCAGGGCATGTTCGCCGTACACAAACTACCGGTGTTCCACGAGAagggcggcggtggcggggCAGAGGATCTGGGCGAAGACATGGCGTTTACACTGAGTCGGCGAAAGTTTGTGATAGCCAAGTTCAGTCTGCCACCACTGGAAGGGGATACAGAAGCGCAGGAGGCGGCGGTGAGGGAGGCGGCGGGTGGGAGTGCGATGCCGAAGAAGGCAGATCTCGAGTTCTAA
- a CDS encoding Carboxypeptidase D, producing the protein MGRSSIHLILYFFLHFLSASAFVPEHLISDFPSKNSRGLRTIASNVAAGAWISYKETHICETTPGVRAFSGYIHLLSYLLDDFGGAAEYNASMFFWFFESRNDARNAPLSLYLGGGPGTTSLMGATSENGPCYINSDSNSTRLNPWSWNNNVSMLYIDQPVKVGFSYDSLVPSVLDLLTGNVTQAQGTEESNSISVIGILPNQEPSSAANTTTNAARVLWKFTQIWLQEFPEHKSSNDRISIWGNSYGGHWVPGAMAHFQAQNDKIPHNGTLDGVHARHLHLDTLGLTNGCVDAKIEGSYYPQYAFNNTYGLQTISEDVYRGALTNLTKEGGCYDLIERCRSLAIFELGQYGTNHTVNEACATATLYCFQYVQGAFTANSKRNPFDISRGSKSPLLIDYIIGYMNQDWVQKELGVPLNFSISSNVITQTYLGVTGDLVRVSIDKMNRVANSDIKIALIFGDRDYRCNWLGGEAVSLSLSYPAAPLFHDAGYQSILPVSNATSPVPSGSGSGLVRQHGSVSFSRVFNAGHAVGAYQPETVFHIFDRVMFDRDVATGNLSTAGSSNYSSKGSASSFDVKNQLPIDEGEPRCYTWDALNTCTEKQLELLRNGTAVVEDFFLTTS; encoded by the exons ATGGGTCGCTCTTCCATCCACCTCATACTCTACTTCTTTCTGCATTTCCTTTCCGCATCCGCATTCGTCCCTGAGCATTTAATTTCTGATTTTCCCAGTAAGAATTCTAGGGGCCTCCGTACAATCGCCTCTAATGTTGCTGCTGGAGCCTGGATTTCCTATAAAGAA ACACACATTTGCGAGACGACTCCTGGCGTTCGTGCGTTTAGCGGCTACATCCACCTACTAAGCTATTTGCTTGATGATTTTGGTGGTGCAGCAGAGTATAATGCAAGCATGTTCTTCTGGTTTTTCGAGTCCCGCAACGATGCGAGGAATGCTCCACTTTCATTATATCTTGGAGGTGGTCCAGGCACCACATCGCTTATGGGAGCAACTTCCGAGAACGGGCCATGCTACATCAATTCCGACTCGAACAGTACGAGACTAAACCCTTGGTCTTGGAACAACAACGTGTCGATGTTGTACATTGATCAGCCTGTCAAAGTCGGATTCTCTTATGACTCCCTTGTCCCTAGTGTGCTAGATCTTCTTACGGGTAATGTAACACAGGCACAAGGAACTGAGGAATCAAATTCTATATCAGTTATTGGCATTCTTCCCAACCAGGAACCAAGTAGCGCTGCAAACACCACCACAAATGCAGCAAGAGTCCTCTGGAAGTTCACTCAGATTTGGCTGCAAGAGTTCCCGGAACATAAGTCTTCCAATGACCGAATCAGTATTTGGGGAAACTCG TATGGCGGCCACTGGGTTCCGGGCGCAATGGCACATTTCCAGGCCCAAAACGACAAAATACCTCACAACGGTACTTTGGACGGTGTGCATGCAAGACATCTCCATCTCGACACCCTTGGCTTGACAAACGGGTGTGTCGATGCCAAAATTGAAGGCTCATATTATCCTCAATATGCCTTCAACAACACGTATGGCTTACAGACTATCTCTGAGGATGTCTACCGCGGCGCGCTCACAAACTTGACTAAGGAAGGCGGATGTTATGACTTGATCGAGCGTTGCCGTTCCCTGGCCATCTTTGAACTAGGACAGTATGGAACAAACCACACTGTAAACGAAGCATGTGCAACGGCGACGCTTTATTGTTTCCAATATGTACAAGGCGCCTTTACAGCTAATTCTAAG CGGAACCCATTCGATATATCCCGAGGTTCCAAATCTCCCCTACTGATAGATTATATCATTGGGTACATGAACCAAGACTGGGTTCAGAAAGAACTCGGTGTACCACTCAACTTCAGCATTAGTTCCAACGTCATAACGCAGACATATCTAGGGGTTACTGGCGATCTAGTTCGCGTTTCTATCGATAAAATGAACCGTGTCGCAAATAGCGATATCAAAATTGCGTTAATCTTTGGAGATCGCGATTATCGTTGCAACT GGCTGGGCGGCGAAGCGGTCAGTCTGTCTCTCTCATATCCCGCAGCTCCCTTATTTCACGACGCGGGCTATCAATCTATTTTGCCCGTATCTAACGCCACTTCTCCCGTTCCCAgcggcagtggcagtggaCTTGTCCGTCAGCATGGTTCCGTGTCCTTCTCGCGTGTGTTCAACGCCGGTCATGCTGTCGGCGCGTATCAGCCTGAGACGGTATTTCATATTTTCGACCGCGTCATGTTCGACAGAGATGTCGCCACTGGGAACTTGTCTACCGCAGGATCCTCAAACTATAGTTCAAAGGGCTCGGCAAGTAGCTTTGATGTCAAGAATCAGCTGCCGATAGATGAAGGAGAGCCAAGGTGCTACACTTGGGATGCCCTGAACACATGTACGGAGAAACAGTTAGAGCTTCTGCGAAATGGGACAGCAGTGGTAGAAGATTTCTTTCTGACTACAAGCTAA